In Arvicola amphibius chromosome 1, mArvAmp1.2, whole genome shotgun sequence, one DNA window encodes the following:
- the Nipal1 gene encoding magnesium transporter NIPA3, which yields MGGQLRLPPGEPCREGYVLSLVCPNSSQASCEITNVSQLLPYPALYADLNFTLTNVSVSANIENKYSLYAGLALAISSSIFIGSSFILKKKGLLQLASKGITRAGQGGHSYLKEWVWWAGLLSMGAGEAANFAAYAFAPATLITPLGALSVLVSAILSSYFLNEHLNIHGKIGCILSILGSTVMVIHAPQEEEVTSLHEMEIKLRDPGFVSFALIVSVISLVLIVLVAPKKGQTNILVYIAICSLIGAFSVSSAKGLGIAAKELLEWKPVYKNPLVFILLAVLILSVTTQINYLNKALDTFNTSLVTPIYYVFFTSMVVTCSAILFQEWYGMKARDVIGTLSGFFTIINGIFLLHAFKNTDITWSELTSTAKMEVLSPNGRQNSYVLLENADSAASGYDDDVTLFSRTDDRNLHKL from the exons GTTACGTGCTGTCTTTGGTCTGTCCGAACTCTTCCCAGGCTTCCTGTGAGATCACAAATGTGTCACAGCTGCTGCCTTATCCTGCCCTCTACGCGGACCTGAACTTCACGCTAACCAATGTCAGCGTTTCAGcaaacatagaaaacaaatacAGTCTGTATGCCGGCTTGGCACTGGCCATCAGCTCCAGCATTTTTATCGGCTCAAGTTTCATACTCAAGAAGAAGGGTCTCTTGCAACTCGCCAGCAAGGGCATTACTAGAGCAG gGCAAGGTGGACATTCTTACCTCAAGGAATGGGTGTGGTGGGCAGGACTGCTATCGA tgggagctggagaggcagcGAACTTTGCGGCTTATGCCTTTGCACCTGCCACCTTGATCACCCCCTTGGGGGCTCTGAGTGTTCTCGTAAG CGCCATATTGTCTTCCTACTTTTTAAACGAGCACTTGAACATTCATGGAAAAATAGGCTGTATATTGAGCATATTGGGGTCAACTGTGATGGTTATCCATGCCCCCCAAGAGGAAGAAGTCACTTCTTTGCACGAGATGGAAATAAAACTGAGGGATCCAG GGTTCGTTTCCTTTGCTCTGATCGTCTCTGTGATCTCCTTGGTGCTGATTGTGCTTGTGGCACCGAAGAAAGGACAGACTAATATCTTGGTCTATATCGCGATCTGCTCTTTGATCGGAGCCTTCTCAGTTTCTTCTGCCAAGGGCTTGGGAATCGCTGCCAAGGAGCTTTTAGAGTGGAAGCCTGTTTACAAGAACCCGCTAGTCTTCATCCTGTTGGCTGTGCTTATCCTCTCTGTGACGACACAGATTAACTATCTCAACAAAGCCCTGGACACTTTCAACACATCTCTGGTGACTCCCATTTATTACGTGTTCTTCACATCCATGGTGGTGACGTGTTCTGCCATCTTGTTCCAGGAGTGGTATGGCATGAAAGCCAGAGATGTCATTGGGACCCTGAGTGGATTCTTCACCATCATCAATGGCATCTTCCTTCTACATGCTTTTAAGAACACAGACATCACCTGGAGTGAGCTCACATCTACTGCTAAGATGGAAGTCCTTTCTCCAAATGGCCGTCAGAACAGTTATGTTTTATTAGAGAATGCAGATTCTGCAGCCTCGGGGTACGATGATGACGTCACTCTGTTTAGCAGGACTGATGACCGAAATCTCCATAAACTTTGA